The proteins below come from a single Ewingella sp. CoE-038-23 genomic window:
- the traD gene encoding type IV conjugative transfer system coupling protein TraD, whose product MSFTPKYLTQGGQMTAYRLRMFAQVNQWILNWLLLLFLLSTGGVFWAVTSADVLNNGFWYWTGRLLSSFVPLMNPKSPATWDISWHCNSGIQLCTTKLTLGQLLADPWMQSMGGQLVNNLKLSAAGCGTVCLLLFSVIAWYVGRIGKKESEDTYLSGMTLTDDVDSVNRQLKKAGQKSDLQIGGLHMVKNAEIMNYLIHGTIAVGKSTLIRWLLDFIRKRGDRAIVYDSGGTFIETHFDERIDKILNPHDKRCENWVLWREAREVVDYENLTASLIPVEGESDPFWVSSSRTIFSDTAMQFASHSDRSIEKFLTALLSIDLKSLREFLKNTPSANLVEEKIEKTAISIRSVVTNYAKALRYLQGLDQEGKPEFSIREWMTDARYDKSWLFISTTARHRKSVRPLISMWLSMATIYLQSMGEDPDRRVWFVVDEKTSLQKIPEFAETLAEGRKFGGCFVIGIQNMPQLINVYGREVAKSIFDLLNTRFYGRSPSAEVAKIVEEELGHQRRREAREQNSYGLDQIRDGISISRDKVNEPVVDYDNIMSMPNLRFYARLPGEYPVVKLDLKYRPQKKYHKSLIERDFKDVLSPQLEQVISKNEQATRRAGIVFPTGDEILEGQSTTAEPEIVTQSQTPPPKDSISSQSPVRESVPVTVSPTPLTVETLKTPATPPVAEDPVQPGTAVFPEPSSNVRPFTPRMRRPEAAGNPRERDAVSRTADKPPIAPAPVKSEVSDPALPRAVTADSAAVPPVSPAVAKAPAVAVKQVVPSARLSALEMLAQKRRKPAPTADGTEDQAATEAQGEAPDLQMDVEVDEKGELVLRTLGARKESPESLDEAQATEYGAANRAMAEEEQNILRHHDDYDAYQHMDEHHEPGGFER is encoded by the coding sequence ATGAGTTTTACACCGAAATACCTCACGCAGGGGGGCCAGATGACGGCCTACCGCCTGCGTATGTTTGCCCAGGTCAACCAGTGGATATTGAACTGGCTGTTACTGTTGTTTTTGTTATCCACCGGCGGCGTATTTTGGGCGGTCACCTCCGCCGATGTGCTGAATAACGGTTTCTGGTACTGGACCGGCAGGCTGTTATCCAGCTTTGTGCCGTTGATGAACCCGAAAAGCCCGGCGACCTGGGACATCAGCTGGCACTGCAATAGCGGCATACAGTTGTGCACCACCAAACTGACGCTGGGACAGCTGCTGGCTGACCCCTGGATGCAGTCGATGGGCGGCCAGCTGGTGAATAACTTAAAGCTGAGCGCCGCCGGCTGCGGCACGGTGTGTTTGCTGCTGTTCAGCGTGATTGCCTGGTATGTGGGGCGCATTGGAAAAAAAGAGAGTGAAGATACCTATCTCTCCGGCATGACGCTGACCGATGACGTGGACAGCGTAAACCGTCAGTTGAAAAAGGCCGGTCAGAAATCAGACCTGCAGATCGGCGGCCTGCATATGGTGAAGAACGCCGAGATCATGAACTACCTGATACACGGCACTATTGCAGTCGGTAAATCCACGCTTATCCGCTGGTTGCTCGACTTTATTCGTAAACGGGGGGACCGGGCGATTGTCTACGACTCCGGCGGCACTTTTATTGAAACGCATTTTGACGAACGTATCGACAAAATTCTCAACCCGCACGATAAGCGTTGCGAAAATTGGGTGTTGTGGCGGGAAGCGCGGGAGGTCGTGGACTACGAGAACCTGACGGCCTCGCTTATTCCGGTGGAGGGGGAGTCCGACCCGTTCTGGGTGTCCTCTTCGCGTACAATTTTCAGCGATACGGCGATGCAGTTTGCCTCACATAGCGACCGCAGTATTGAGAAATTCCTGACCGCGCTCTTGTCTATCGACCTGAAAAGTCTGCGCGAATTTCTCAAAAACACCCCCTCTGCCAACCTGGTTGAGGAAAAAATTGAGAAAACGGCCATCTCTATCCGTTCGGTGGTCACCAACTACGCCAAAGCGCTGCGATACCTGCAGGGGCTTGACCAGGAGGGGAAACCCGAGTTCAGCATCCGGGAGTGGATGACCGACGCCCGGTACGACAAAAGCTGGCTGTTTATCTCCACCACGGCCCGTCACCGCAAGTCGGTTCGTCCGCTGATATCCATGTGGCTGTCGATGGCCACGATTTATCTGCAAAGCATGGGGGAAGATCCCGATCGCCGTGTGTGGTTTGTCGTCGATGAAAAGACCAGCCTGCAAAAAATCCCCGAGTTTGCCGAGACATTGGCTGAAGGGCGCAAATTTGGCGGTTGTTTTGTTATTGGCATTCAGAACATGCCACAGCTTATCAACGTGTACGGACGTGAGGTGGCCAAGTCTATTTTTGACCTGCTGAACACCCGTTTCTACGGCCGTTCGCCAAGCGCTGAAGTGGCGAAAATCGTAGAGGAAGAGCTGGGGCATCAGCGCCGTCGTGAGGCGCGGGAGCAAAACAGCTACGGTCTTGACCAAATCCGTGACGGTATCTCCATCAGCCGCGACAAGGTCAATGAGCCGGTGGTCGATTATGACAACATCATGTCGATGCCGAACCTGCGTTTCTATGCCCGCCTGCCGGGGGAATACCCGGTCGTGAAACTGGATCTGAAGTACCGTCCGCAGAAGAAGTATCACAAGTCGCTGATTGAGCGCGATTTTAAGGACGTGCTCAGTCCCCAGCTGGAACAGGTCATCAGCAAGAACGAACAGGCGACGCGCAGGGCGGGCATTGTCTTCCCGACCGGCGACGAAATTCTGGAAGGGCAGTCAACGACTGCAGAACCGGAGATTGTCACTCAATCCCAGACGCCGCCCCCGAAAGACAGCATTTCGTCACAAAGCCCCGTCCGGGAAAGCGTGCCCGTCACGGTTTCGCCGACGCCGCTCACCGTTGAAACACTGAAAACACCGGCAACACCGCCGGTGGCTGAAGACCCTGTCCAGCCCGGCACTGCCGTCTTCCCGGAACCTTCCAGTAACGTGCGTCCCTTTACGCCGCGAATGAGGAGGCCGGAAGCGGCGGGAAACCCCAGAGAGAGGGATGCCGTATCCAGAACGGCGGACAAACCTCCGATTGCGCCCGCACCGGTCAAATCTGAAGTGTCGGATCCCGCGCTCCCGCGTGCCGTCACTGCGGATTCGGCCGCCGTGCCACCTGTTAGCCCGGCTGTGGCCAAAGCCCCTGCGGTAGCGGTTAAGCAGGTCGTGCCTTCCGCCAGACTCAGCGCCCTGGAGATGCTCGCGCAAAAAAGGCGCAAACCCGCGCCGACCGCTGACGGCACCGAAGACCAGGCGGCAACAGAGGCGCAGGGGGAAGCACCGGATCTGCAGATGGACGTGGAAGTGGATGAAAAAGGCGAGCTTGTTTTGCGCACGTTGGGCGCCCGGAAGGAGTCACCGGAAAGCCTGGATGAAGCCCAGGCGACGGAGTACGGCGCGGCAAACCGCGCGATGGCCGAGGAGGAACAGAACATTCTGCGACACCACGATGATTATGACGCGTACCAGCATATGGATGAACACCACGAACCCGGAGGTTTTGAACGATGA
- a CDS encoding phospholipase D family protein codes for MTGVCTASAAPSVQVGFSPEGSAQQLVLQTLDDARQSVRLMGYSFTSPDIAGALVAAKKRGVDVQVVLDEGGNRGKASVAAMNLLVNAGIPVRTVSQFKIMHDKVIIVDGQTVETGSYNYTQSAARSNSENALVLHDVPDLAQTYLTHWQSRWALGKDWVSSY; via the coding sequence ATGACAGGCGTTTGTACCGCCAGCGCGGCCCCGTCGGTACAGGTGGGATTCTCACCGGAAGGCAGCGCGCAGCAGCTGGTACTGCAGACTTTAGACGATGCGCGACAAAGCGTTCGTCTGATGGGGTACTCGTTTACCTCGCCCGACATTGCCGGGGCACTGGTCGCCGCAAAGAAACGCGGCGTTGACGTCCAGGTGGTACTGGATGAGGGCGGCAATCGCGGGAAAGCCAGTGTGGCCGCGATGAATTTACTGGTGAATGCGGGGATCCCGGTGCGTACCGTCAGCCAGTTTAAAATCATGCATGACAAAGTGATTATTGTTGATGGCCAGACGGTCGAAACCGGGTCGTATAACTATACCCAGTCTGCCGCGCGGTCGAATTCGGAGAACGCTCTGGTACTGCACGATGTGCCTGACCTGGCACAAACCTACCTGACCCACTGGCAGTCGCGCTGGGCGTTAGGGAAAGACTGGGTGTCATCGTACTGA
- a CDS encoding DsbA family protein, with translation MTNRFNAAALSLALSFTFGSIHAGAAEPEEFTPAQQIRIGEIAADYLVAHPQVLIEVSKKLQAQQAAIKAQLMAQSVLKGHRLLMQLDGVPVKGPQKSKVIVTEFFDYECIACSMMAPVMEQVMVSNPDVRFAFRDWTIFAGHYPESTQASRRGLAIWKQRGADAYMAYHNGIYGTGHNEGKLTSDDIEKVATAAGAGEEDVANRAAADALIAGNSALAELLGLTGTPGIIVMPAENATVDNTTVIPGVVSAQVMQQAIDNAMK, from the coding sequence ATGACAAACCGTTTTAACGCGGCGGCGCTTTCGCTCGCCCTGAGTTTTACTTTCGGTTCAATCCACGCCGGCGCTGCAGAGCCGGAAGAGTTCACACCGGCGCAGCAAATCCGTATCGGCGAGATTGCCGCCGACTACCTGGTGGCCCATCCGCAGGTGCTTATCGAGGTGAGCAAAAAGCTGCAGGCACAGCAGGCAGCCATCAAGGCACAGCTGATGGCACAGTCGGTGCTGAAGGGGCACCGGCTGCTGATGCAGCTTGACGGCGTGCCGGTGAAAGGCCCGCAAAAATCGAAAGTGATTGTGACGGAGTTTTTTGACTACGAATGCATTGCCTGCAGCATGATGGCTCCGGTGATGGAGCAGGTCATGGTCAGCAACCCGGATGTGCGCTTTGCCTTTCGTGACTGGACGATTTTTGCCGGGCATTACCCCGAGTCTACGCAGGCGTCACGCCGGGGTCTGGCCATCTGGAAACAGAGGGGGGCTGATGCCTATATGGCCTACCACAACGGGATTTACGGCACCGGCCATAACGAAGGGAAACTGACGTCTGACGATATTGAAAAAGTGGCCACGGCAGCGGGCGCAGGAGAAGAAGACGTCGCGAACCGCGCAGCGGCAGATGCCCTGATCGCGGGTAACAGTGCGCTGGCAGAGCTATTGGGATTAACCGGGACGCCGGGGATCATCGTGATGCCGGCAGAGAACGCGACCGTAGACAACACGACGGTAATTCCGGGCGTTGTGTCTGCCCAGGTGATGCAGCAGGCCATCGATAATGCGATGAAATAA
- the traI gene encoding conjugative transfer relaxase/helicase TraI: MMTVASVASAADAAGYYSSKDNYYFLDDLQSQWLGEGARELGLEGNVDLEAFTNVLHGRLPNGVELGKEVSGNHVHRPGHDFTFSAPKSVSMLILAGGDKRLLQAHIEAVKETLAIMEQTISARDTKEGITSIVPTGKMVAALFTHDTSRNLDPAIHTHAVVANVTELDGKWKALATDAIYGAGFIETMYRHQVSFGKIYRNSLKAKTEAMGYETELTGGKHELWEIKGFPEAVLEEFSSRHREIAAQVGDEASLKSRDVAALDTRQKKVDISRYGLDDVDAQGARTPVVPSRTSADARNEPSLPPVRLDLPSESAAEVGKPSIASARTPAEMASPAEAVTEPSLSRERVDLPSEPAIEVGDAGNAPVRTTAEAVSLPEPGQVTPGKSPGAKDAPAEPPIAKPETQAGRNRLQARWDQQMADLNFDIREVIDAAQVRAVEPEQAEERPMPPSVMQAVRTAISVLSDTRTRFTYGDLLMTAHEAGEGQQSIPNLRKAIDRAISENLLAPLDGDKGVFTSHIHLLDELSVQALAADIVKEGKVVSFRQTDIDTPERLKAVEFAPVAILNAPASISRLREVTEELVTMSREHGREVKILASSAERGLSFGKSALLKDDILYRSRVLDKGFSLSAHSTLIVESAERLGLKEMLVLSGEAKEKDAQLIFLDSAGRQSNANALSVLSSAGVPRHGLTEPVAGLEARVISIGDKRDRYRALAERYADLSSPDTPVTAVVTGAREQQHLTSIIRDALQNAGKLERDGVTVEARTPVYASVKERLLPATYRAGMVLEDRSDKNETRHYTLDRVHEETRMLSLIDSDGVLSRVKLSDLTGDWRLFTREQLHVAQGEQLFALAADKANGLKARDRLTVTAVSEGKLTVQRDDQKKPLQVATDRPLYLTHGYVSAPGSRDNEHGIVLASLNARDLSGNIMNALAQSGHEAEIFTGEAQNKAEEKLGRMRTTRSPLALVRQASGKEDAGEALAVLNAGLLTDAQKAVSRAVAQMKDVAFSEVKLLEQAGTFFNNLGALRGEVARQVKEGDLIPVKVAGGGGFVGRATWEMEKAIIREIDTGKNTQTPLMATMDPVLLNGLTAGQKAATTLILQSPDRFTGVQGYAGVGKTTQFRAVKAAIDTLPESERPLVIGLAPTHRAVKEMRDVGIEAQTLKSFVVDWQQRTAAGEDVRYARTLFLIDESSMLGNQDTAAAYQAISRGEGRAVAVGDTGQLQSPESGAPFTLMQERSSLDVAVMSEIVRQRNHDLKSAVYSVIENKAGAALEKMERVSPKTVPRLRSWEAPGHSVVETESPWTRITVDYMSRTPDARERTMIVVQLHEDRQMINKYIHQAMLKEGALGEKAVTVPILDRITGGRHDFNRINDWKAGQVVLANERYLSVTGIDLGTERVFLRDENDRMHYYSPKELNATEIEVFERREIELREGDSVRMSKTQKQAGHDAHEQYRVETLRDNGEVVLKNAGGEKVITPGMTRADQHIDYAWAVTGYGAQGASTDYVIALEGTEGARKRMSGMRAFYINASRARDHVQIYTDGLRDWMDTLRQKDNGPQTAHDALKPESERAQARSIWAMGQPVGKTAIGRTYLREQGLKDNPVTARIIPPTRKYPMPHLALPVYDGNGKTAGLTMFPLQSDTGQIQTGPVRQLTTEGAQAAVVQKSRNGDTIVVSDMPQALAAARGNPAAGVLLLTGRQMPSAQLLKVAGGVTDRTFRPDATLLRLVQSELQEILRYLPAEERPADESALLRQALRAIEETRHPLSEIQLPETKGQDVPALSAQLVERVVQNMRQEIPVLPGEKLPDYAALIRQASGLLAQNEALQDNNGAIRAVLATLAGAGQFDSAVLPAENAQGSLVSAEALRYVQAEQDKAHGTAKNPQNDLSERALASAARELEKQGQLSLPPESRGREPEREEITHEAVRNIQKER; the protein is encoded by the coding sequence ATGATGACCGTTGCCTCCGTTGCGTCTGCTGCAGACGCGGCGGGCTATTACAGCAGCAAAGATAACTACTATTTTCTCGATGATCTGCAAAGCCAGTGGCTGGGGGAAGGCGCCCGTGAGCTGGGTCTGGAAGGGAACGTTGATCTTGAGGCGTTCACCAATGTGCTGCACGGGCGGTTGCCGAATGGCGTGGAGCTGGGGAAGGAAGTGTCAGGTAATCATGTGCACCGGCCCGGACACGACTTCACCTTTTCTGCACCGAAAAGCGTCTCAATGCTTATCCTGGCCGGCGGCGATAAGCGCCTGCTGCAGGCCCATATTGAGGCGGTCAAAGAAACGCTGGCCATCATGGAGCAGACGATTTCCGCCCGTGACACGAAGGAGGGCATCACCTCGATCGTCCCCACCGGCAAGATGGTGGCGGCGCTCTTTACCCACGATACGTCACGCAATCTCGATCCGGCCATTCATACCCATGCGGTAGTTGCCAACGTGACCGAGCTGGACGGGAAGTGGAAGGCGCTGGCCACCGATGCCATTTACGGTGCCGGGTTTATTGAGACGATGTACCGCCATCAGGTCAGCTTCGGCAAAATCTACCGCAACAGCCTGAAGGCGAAAACCGAGGCGATGGGGTATGAGACAGAACTCACCGGCGGCAAGCATGAACTGTGGGAAATCAAAGGGTTTCCGGAGGCGGTGCTGGAGGAGTTTTCATCCCGCCACCGTGAAATTGCCGCCCAGGTCGGGGATGAAGCGTCGCTGAAAAGCCGCGACGTCGCGGCGTTAGACACCCGGCAGAAAAAGGTCGATATCAGCCGTTACGGACTCGATGACGTCGATGCGCAGGGCGCACGCACGCCGGTTGTCCCGTCACGGACGTCCGCTGACGCCCGCAACGAGCCATCACTGCCCCCTGTGCGTCTGGATTTACCGTCAGAATCGGCAGCCGAAGTGGGTAAACCGAGTATAGCCTCTGCCCGTACGCCTGCTGAGATGGCCAGTCCGGCTGAAGCCGTCACCGAGCCATCCCTGTCCCGTGAACGCGTGGATCTCCCCTCAGAGCCTGCAATTGAGGTGGGAGACGCAGGGAATGCCCCTGTCCGCACGACCGCTGAGGCGGTCAGTCTGCCCGAACCCGGACAGGTAACGCCGGGAAAAAGTCCGGGGGCGAAGGACGCTCCGGCGGAACCGCCAATCGCCAAACCAGAGACGCAGGCCGGGCGCAACCGCCTGCAGGCGCGATGGGATCAGCAGATGGCAGACCTGAATTTTGATATCCGTGAGGTGATAGACGCGGCACAGGTTCGCGCCGTGGAGCCTGAACAGGCGGAAGAACGTCCGATGCCGCCAAGCGTCATGCAGGCGGTGCGTACTGCGATTTCGGTGCTCAGTGATACCCGCACCCGCTTTACCTACGGTGACCTGCTGATGACGGCGCATGAGGCGGGGGAAGGGCAACAGTCGATCCCCAATCTGCGCAAGGCGATCGACCGGGCCATCAGTGAAAACCTGCTGGCCCCGCTGGACGGGGACAAAGGGGTATTTACCTCGCATATTCATCTGCTGGATGAACTGTCTGTGCAGGCCCTGGCGGCCGATATCGTGAAGGAAGGGAAAGTGGTCAGCTTCCGGCAGACCGACATCGACACGCCTGAGCGGCTCAAAGCGGTGGAATTTGCGCCGGTGGCCATCCTGAACGCACCGGCGTCTATCAGCCGTCTGCGCGAGGTGACGGAAGAACTGGTGACAATGTCACGTGAGCATGGCCGCGAGGTGAAAATACTGGCCAGCTCTGCCGAACGGGGCCTGAGCTTTGGCAAATCTGCGCTGCTCAAAGACGACATTCTCTATCGCAGCCGCGTTCTGGATAAGGGGTTCAGTCTCTCTGCGCACAGCACGCTCATCGTGGAAAGTGCGGAGCGCCTCGGACTCAAGGAGATGCTGGTCCTGAGCGGCGAAGCGAAGGAGAAAGACGCCCAGCTTATTTTCCTGGACAGCGCCGGGCGGCAGTCCAACGCCAACGCCCTGTCGGTGCTGTCATCCGCCGGCGTGCCCCGTCACGGTCTGACCGAACCGGTGGCGGGGCTGGAAGCACGGGTGATCAGTATCGGCGATAAGCGTGACCGTTACCGGGCACTGGCTGAACGCTATGCTGACCTGAGTTCACCGGACACCCCCGTCACCGCCGTGGTCACCGGCGCCCGCGAGCAGCAGCACCTGACCAGCATTATCCGTGACGCCCTGCAAAACGCCGGCAAGCTTGAACGGGACGGCGTAACCGTCGAAGCCCGCACGCCGGTCTATGCCAGCGTGAAAGAACGCCTGCTCCCGGCCACGTACCGGGCAGGGATGGTGCTGGAAGACCGGTCAGACAAAAATGAGACCCGCCACTACACCCTTGACCGGGTGCATGAGGAGACGCGCATGTTGTCACTTATCGACAGTGACGGCGTTCTGAGCCGCGTAAAACTGAGCGACCTGACCGGTGACTGGCGGCTGTTTACCCGTGAACAGTTGCACGTTGCTCAGGGAGAGCAGCTGTTTGCCCTGGCCGCTGACAAAGCCAATGGGCTGAAAGCCCGCGACCGGCTGACGGTCACTGCCGTCAGTGAGGGAAAATTAACGGTGCAGCGCGATGACCAGAAAAAACCGCTGCAGGTCGCGACCGACCGTCCGCTGTATCTGACGCACGGCTACGTCAGCGCACCGGGGAGCCGGGACAATGAGCACGGTATCGTGCTGGCCAGCCTCAACGCCCGTGACCTGTCCGGCAACATCATGAACGCCCTGGCCCAGTCGGGCCATGAGGCGGAAATCTTTACCGGGGAAGCACAAAACAAGGCGGAAGAGAAACTCGGCCGGATGCGCACCACCCGCTCACCGCTGGCGTTAGTCCGCCAGGCCAGTGGCAAGGAAGACGCCGGGGAAGCGCTGGCCGTGTTAAACGCGGGATTACTCACGGATGCGCAAAAGGCCGTGTCGCGGGCGGTAGCCCAGATGAAGGACGTCGCCTTCTCTGAGGTGAAGCTGCTGGAGCAGGCGGGCACGTTCTTCAATAATCTGGGGGCGTTACGGGGCGAAGTGGCCCGGCAGGTGAAAGAGGGAGACCTCATCCCGGTGAAAGTCGCCGGCGGTGGGGGATTTGTGGGGCGGGCGACCTGGGAGATGGAAAAGGCCATCATCCGTGAGATTGATACGGGTAAAAATACCCAGACGCCGCTGATGGCCACGATGGACCCGGTCTTGCTTAATGGGCTGACCGCCGGGCAGAAGGCCGCCACGACGCTTATCCTGCAAAGCCCCGATCGCTTTACTGGCGTACAGGGCTATGCTGGCGTCGGGAAAACCACCCAGTTCCGGGCGGTGAAAGCCGCGATTGACACCCTGCCGGAAAGTGAACGGCCGCTCGTGATTGGGCTTGCCCCAACACACCGCGCGGTGAAGGAAATGCGTGACGTTGGCATCGAGGCGCAGACCCTTAAATCCTTCGTGGTGGACTGGCAACAACGCACGGCGGCGGGCGAAGACGTGCGTTATGCCAGGACACTTTTTCTGATTGATGAGTCCTCGATGCTGGGGAATCAGGACACCGCTGCCGCCTATCAGGCGATATCGCGCGGAGAGGGCCGGGCCGTTGCGGTGGGCGATACCGGTCAGCTGCAGTCGCCGGAAAGCGGGGCACCGTTCACGCTGATGCAGGAGCGCAGTTCCCTCGACGTGGCTGTGATGAGCGAAATCGTTCGCCAGCGTAATCATGACCTGAAGTCTGCCGTTTACAGCGTCATTGAGAACAAAGCCGGTGCTGCCCTGGAGAAAATGGAGAGAGTGTCACCGAAGACGGTGCCCCGGCTGAGGTCCTGGGAGGCACCTGGCCACTCGGTGGTCGAAACCGAATCACCGTGGACACGGATTACCGTGGACTACATGAGCCGGACACCGGATGCCCGCGAGCGCACCATGATTGTGGTGCAGCTGCATGAGGACCGGCAGATGATCAATAAATACATTCATCAGGCCATGTTAAAAGAAGGGGCGTTGGGGGAGAAGGCGGTGACCGTCCCGATACTGGATCGCATTACCGGCGGTCGTCACGATTTCAACCGCATTAATGACTGGAAGGCGGGGCAGGTGGTGCTGGCCAACGAGCGTTATCTGAGCGTGACCGGCATCGATTTGGGAACGGAGCGCGTCTTTTTGCGCGATGAAAATGACCGCATGCACTATTACTCTCCGAAAGAGCTAAACGCCACCGAAATTGAGGTGTTTGAACGGCGTGAGATTGAGCTGCGGGAAGGTGACAGCGTGCGCATGAGCAAAACGCAGAAGCAGGCGGGCCATGATGCCCATGAACAGTACCGGGTGGAAACACTGCGGGACAACGGCGAGGTGGTACTCAAAAACGCCGGCGGCGAAAAGGTCATTACGCCGGGCATGACGCGGGCAGACCAGCACATCGATTATGCCTGGGCGGTGACCGGCTACGGCGCACAGGGGGCCAGTACGGACTATGTGATTGCGCTGGAGGGGACGGAGGGGGCGCGTAAGCGAATGAGCGGCATGCGGGCCTTTTACATTAACGCCTCCCGTGCCCGCGACCATGTGCAGATTTACACCGATGGTCTTCGTGACTGGATGGATACGCTGCGGCAAAAAGATAACGGCCCGCAGACTGCGCATGATGCCCTGAAGCCGGAATCAGAGCGGGCGCAGGCCCGGAGCATCTGGGCGATGGGGCAGCCGGTGGGCAAAACGGCCATCGGGCGAACCTACCTGCGGGAACAGGGCTTAAAAGATAACCCCGTGACGGCGCGGATTATTCCGCCGACCCGAAAATATCCGATGCCGCATCTGGCGTTACCGGTTTATGACGGCAACGGCAAAACGGCGGGTCTGACGATGTTTCCCCTTCAGTCAGACACCGGTCAGATACAGACCGGGCCGGTACGCCAGCTGACGACCGAGGGCGCCCAGGCGGCGGTGGTGCAAAAAAGCCGCAACGGTGACACGATTGTGGTCAGCGATATGCCGCAGGCACTGGCGGCAGCGCGAGGCAACCCGGCGGCAGGCGTATTGCTGCTCACCGGCCGGCAAATGCCGTCCGCGCAACTGCTGAAAGTGGCGGGCGGGGTGACTGACCGGACGTTCAGGCCGGATGCCACGTTGCTCAGGCTGGTCCAGTCTGAGCTGCAGGAGATCCTGCGGTATCTGCCGGCAGAAGAAAGGCCGGCGGATGAGTCTGCCCTGCTTCGCCAGGCACTCCGGGCTATTGAAGAGACGCGGCATCCCCTGTCTGAAATTCAGCTTCCAGAGACTAAAGGACAGGATGTGCCAGCGTTGTCAGCACAATTGGTAGAGCGTGTCGTTCAGAACATGCGGCAGGAAATACCGGTGCTACCGGGTGAGAAGCTGCCGGACTACGCCGCGCTTATCCGTCAGGCGTCCGGCCTGCTTGCCCAAAACGAAGCCCTGCAGGACAACAACGGCGCCATTCGGGCTGTGCTGGCCACCCTTGCCGGGGCGGGTCAGTTTGACAGTGCAGTATTGCCGGCTGAAAACGCGCAGGGAAGCCTGGTGTCTGCAGAAGCACTCCGCTACGTGCAGGCCGAGCAGGATAAAGCGCACGGCACCGCTAAAAACCCGCAAAATGACCTGTCAGAGCGGGCGCTGGCCAGCGCGGCGCGTGAACTGGAAAAACAAGGGCAACTGTCGTTACCGCCCGAAAGCCGGGGCCGGGAGCCGGAGCGGGAAGAAATTACCCACGAAGCCGTCCGAAATATTCAGAAAGAACGTTAA
- the repA gene encoding replication regulatory protein RepA, protein MSQSTNAAPSSAKPKRAYRKGQPLSGTERQLASISRKRLSQKEIKVFVDPEIKSMLMGMCKEEGATQAEVLQRLIKNAAERTR, encoded by the coding sequence ATGTCACAATCCACAAATGCAGCTCCTTCCTCAGCGAAACCTAAACGTGCTTACAGAAAAGGCCAGCCATTGTCGGGAACAGAACGACAACTCGCTTCAATTTCTCGTAAACGGTTAAGCCAAAAAGAAATTAAAGTCTTTGTGGACCCTGAGATTAAGTCGATGTTGATGGGCATGTGCAAAGAAGAAGGTGCAACGCAAGCTGAAGTCCTTCAGCGACTCATAAAGAATGCAGCTGAACGAACCAGGTAA
- the traT gene encoding complement resistance protein TraT: MKNRNSLVAAVVVSCLVLSGCSAMGTAIKKRNLDVKTQMSQTVWLEPSSEKTVYIQIRNTSDKDMSDLQTLLAQDLRAKGYNVTSSPDSAYYWIQANVLKAEKMDLRQAQGLLSTGYEGAAAGAALGAGITAYNSTSGGAILGVGLAAGLAGMAADAMVEDTNYTMVTDLQISERSKATVTTDNIAALRQGNSGVKVQTSSEEGNRMKYQTRVVSNANKVNLKFEEAKPVLEAQLAKSVAGIMN, from the coding sequence ATGAAAAACCGCAATTCTCTTGTGGCGGCTGTGGTCGTCTCATGTCTGGTACTTTCCGGTTGTAGCGCGATGGGCACCGCCATCAAAAAACGTAACCTCGATGTAAAAACACAGATGAGTCAGACCGTGTGGCTGGAGCCATCCAGCGAAAAAACGGTCTATATCCAGATCCGAAACACCTCTGACAAAGACATGAGCGACCTGCAAACGCTATTAGCACAGGATTTGCGTGCTAAAGGCTATAACGTCACGTCGTCACCGGACTCTGCCTATTACTGGATCCAGGCCAACGTCCTGAAAGCCGAGAAAATGGACCTGCGTCAGGCGCAGGGGCTGCTCTCAACGGGCTATGAAGGTGCTGCCGCAGGTGCCGCACTGGGCGCTGGGATCACCGCATATAACAGTACATCTGGCGGTGCGATCCTGGGGGTAGGACTGGCCGCAGGTCTTGCCGGTATGGCGGCAGACGCGATGGTGGAAGACACCAACTACACAATGGTGACCGATCTGCAGATTTCGGAACGCAGCAAAGCGACCGTGACAACAGATAACATCGCCGCATTACGCCAGGGTAACTCGGGTGTGAAGGTGCAGACCAGCAGTGAAGAAGGTAACCGCATGAAATACCAGACGCGCGTGGTTTCTAACGCCAACAAGGTGAACCTCAAGTTCGAAGAGGCAAAACCGGTTCTGGAAGCCCAGCTGGCGAAATCCGTCGCCGGGATCATGAACTGA